From a region of the Methylocystis hirsuta genome:
- a CDS encoding RrF2 family transcriptional regulator: MLTKKAKYGLKAMVHLAGVRPGETALVADIAASNQIPKKFLDAILGELRNAGFVHSKKGKGGGYMLARPPSDIGVGNIVRALDGPLAPIQCASKTVYRRCDDCTDETRCAVRLVMLRAREAIAEVLDKTSLEQMRGLGESGDGVRLLVGGEAARQAMDMA, translated from the coding sequence ATGCTGACAAAAAAAGCTAAGTATGGCCTCAAGGCCATGGTTCATTTGGCGGGGGTGCGGCCGGGAGAAACCGCATTGGTCGCGGATATCGCCGCCTCGAATCAGATTCCAAAGAAGTTTCTCGACGCGATTTTGGGCGAACTGCGCAACGCTGGCTTCGTCCATTCGAAAAAAGGCAAGGGCGGCGGCTATATGTTGGCGCGGCCGCCTTCAGACATAGGCGTCGGCAATATTGTGCGCGCGCTCGACGGACCGCTGGCGCCTATCCAATGCGCGAGCAAAACCGTCTACCGTCGTTGCGACGACTGCACGGACGAGACGCGATGCGCGGTTCGCCTCGTCATGCTGCGCGCGCGAGAGGCGATCGCCGAAGTGCTCGACAAGACGTCGCTTGAGCAGATGCGCGGATTGGGCGAGAGCGGCGACGGCGTCCGTCTGCTCGTCGGCGGGGAAGCTGCGCGCCAAGCCATGGACATGGCGTGA
- a CDS encoding sulfite exporter TauE/SafE family protein, whose product MPALLDALSAINLLYSASGFFVGALVGFTGVGGGSLMTPILMLVFGVPPTTAVGTDLLYAAVTKTNGTLVHALHGAVDWRITRRLAYGSVPASIASLLVLSWLGKTGGHAANGLITSALGFALLLTAFSILFRRWILDHIARHTNDMSDRRLLWLTAILGVLLGVLVSISSVGAGAIGMTVLLALYSHTPTARLVGSDIAHAVPLTLIAGFGHWLMGGVDWLLLLSLLIGSLPGIAIGAHFASRVPDRYLRPALASVMALVGIKLSI is encoded by the coding sequence ATGCCCGCCTTGTTGGACGCGCTCAGCGCGATCAATCTTCTCTACTCAGCTTCAGGCTTCTTCGTAGGCGCGCTTGTCGGATTCACGGGCGTCGGCGGCGGCTCGCTGATGACGCCGATCCTGATGCTGGTTTTCGGCGTGCCCCCGACGACCGCCGTTGGCACCGACCTCCTTTACGCCGCCGTAACCAAGACGAATGGCACGCTCGTTCACGCCCTGCACGGCGCCGTCGACTGGCGCATCACCCGCCGGCTGGCCTATGGCAGCGTGCCTGCGAGCATCGCGAGTCTTCTCGTCCTCTCCTGGCTCGGCAAGACCGGCGGCCATGCGGCCAATGGGCTCATCACCTCGGCGCTTGGATTTGCGCTGCTGCTGACCGCCTTCTCGATTCTTTTCCGGCGGTGGATCCTTGATCACATCGCGAGACACACGAATGACATGAGCGATCGGCGCTTGCTGTGGCTGACGGCCATTCTCGGCGTTCTTCTCGGCGTGCTGGTCTCGATCTCTTCGGTCGGCGCCGGGGCGATCGGCATGACCGTGCTGCTGGCGTTGTATTCGCACACGCCGACGGCGCGTCTTGTCGGCTCCGATATCGCCCACGCCGTGCCGCTGACGCTGATTGCCGGCTTCGGGCACTGGTTGATGGGCGGCGTCGACTGGTTGCTGCTTCTTTCGCTCCTCATCGGGTCTCTTCCAGGCATCGCCATTGGCGCCCATTTCGCTTCTCGGGTTCCCGACCGCTACCTGCGGCCGGCTCTTGCGAGCGTCATGGCTCTGGTCGGAATCAAACTCTCAATCTAG
- the cysK gene encoding cysteine synthase A: MSQAAPSFTPPAKPGRGRIYDSITQTIGDTPLVRLDRFARERGVKANLLAKLEFFNPIASVKDRIGVSMIESLEKSGRITPGKSLLIEPTSGNTGIALAFVAAARGYRLILVMPESMSIERRKMLALLGAELVLTPASQGMKGALSKATELAAENPGAVIPQQFENPANPEIHRATTAEEIWNDTNGEVDYFVSGVGTGGTITGVGQALKARRPGVRVVAVEPEDSAVLSGRPPGPHKIQGIGAGFVPPILDRSVIDEIITIGNQTAFETARLLARIEGIPVGISSGAAVAAALEIAGRPEAEGKNIVLIIPSFAERYLSTALFEGL, translated from the coding sequence ATGTCGCAGGCAGCACCGAGCTTCACGCCGCCGGCCAAACCTGGCCGAGGCCGAATCTATGATTCCATTACACAGACCATCGGCGATACGCCGCTCGTCCGGCTCGATCGGTTTGCGCGGGAGCGCGGCGTAAAGGCGAATCTCCTCGCCAAGCTCGAATTCTTCAACCCGATCGCGAGCGTCAAGGATCGTATCGGCGTCAGCATGATCGAATCGCTCGAAAAGAGCGGCAGGATCACGCCGGGCAAATCGCTGCTCATCGAACCCACGTCCGGAAACACGGGCATCGCTCTCGCCTTCGTCGCCGCCGCACGCGGCTATCGACTTATTCTCGTCATGCCGGAATCGATGTCGATCGAGCGGCGCAAGATGCTGGCCCTGCTCGGCGCCGAGCTGGTGCTCACCCCGGCCTCGCAGGGCATGAAGGGCGCGCTCTCCAAGGCCACGGAACTTGCCGCCGAGAATCCCGGCGCCGTCATTCCCCAGCAGTTCGAGAACCCGGCCAACCCCGAGATCCACCGCGCAACGACGGCCGAGGAAATCTGGAACGACACGAACGGCGAGGTCGACTATTTCGTGTCGGGCGTCGGCACTGGCGGCACGATCACGGGCGTCGGCCAGGCGCTCAAGGCGCGCCGGCCCGGCGTGCGCGTCGTGGCCGTGGAGCCTGAAGATTCGGCCGTGCTTTCGGGACGACCGCCCGGTCCGCACAAGATTCAGGGCATCGGCGCGGGCTTCGTGCCGCCCATTCTCGATCGCAGCGTGATCGACGAGATCATCACCATCGGCAATCAAACGGCGTTCGAGACGGCGCGGCTGCTCGCTCGGATAGAGGGGATTCCGGTGGGCATCTCGTCGGGCGCCGCCGTCGCCGCCGCATTGGAGATCGCCGGCCGCCCCGAAGCCGAGGGCAAGAATATCGTCCTGATCATCCCTTCCTTCGCCGAACGCTATCTTTCCACGGCGCTGTTCGAAGGGCTGTGA
- a CDS encoding aspartate carbamoyltransferase catalytic subunit has product MQSGATPASFPHRHLLGIEGLTRPVIVTLLDMAEEAIEVSRRVDKKRSSLRGRTQINLFYESSTRTQASFEIAGKRLGADVMNMSVARSSESKGETLIDTAVTLNAMRPDIIVVRHAHAGAAHLLARKVDCSVVNAGDGAHEHPTQALLDALTIRRNKGRIEGLTIAICGDILHSRVARSNILLLGALGARVRVVGPSTLAPDSLSRLGVEVFHDMRRGLEGADIVMMLRLQRERMAGVLTPSAREYFHFFGLDEEKLAYAAPDALVMHPGPMNRGVEIDTAVADSARSLIREQVEMGVAVRMAVLEALAQHLPNV; this is encoded by the coding sequence ATGCAATCAGGGGCGACGCCAGCTTCTTTCCCGCACCGCCACCTTCTCGGCATTGAAGGATTGACCCGTCCTGTCATCGTCACCCTCCTCGACATGGCCGAGGAAGCAATCGAAGTGTCGCGACGGGTCGACAAGAAGCGTTCGAGTTTGCGCGGGCGGACGCAAATCAATCTGTTTTACGAATCGTCGACGCGCACGCAGGCGTCCTTCGAGATCGCCGGCAAGCGTCTTGGCGCGGACGTGATGAACATGTCGGTCGCGCGCTCCTCGGAGTCGAAAGGCGAGACGCTGATCGACACGGCGGTGACGCTGAACGCGATGCGGCCGGATATCATCGTGGTTCGCCATGCGCATGCTGGCGCGGCGCATCTTCTGGCGCGCAAGGTCGACTGTTCCGTCGTCAACGCCGGCGACGGCGCGCATGAACATCCCACTCAGGCGCTGCTCGACGCGCTGACAATCAGGCGGAACAAGGGCCGCATCGAGGGGCTGACGATCGCGATTTGCGGCGACATTCTCCACTCGCGCGTCGCGCGCTCAAACATCCTGCTGCTTGGCGCGCTTGGCGCCCGGGTGCGCGTCGTCGGGCCTTCGACGCTTGCGCCGGACAGTCTTTCGCGGCTGGGCGTCGAGGTGTTTCACGACATGCGGCGCGGCCTTGAGGGCGCCGATATCGTCATGATGCTGCGCCTTCAGCGCGAGCGCATGGCCGGCGTGCTGACGCCGAGCGCCCGCGAATATTTCCATTTCTTCGGGCTGGATGAAGAGAAGCTCGCCTACGCGGCGCCGGACGCGCTGGTCATGCATCCCGGCCCGATGAATCGCGGCGTAGAAATCGACACCGCCGTCGCCGACAGCGCGCGCTCGCTTATTCGCGAACAGGTCGAGATGGGCGTTGCGGTGCGCATGGCGGTGCTCGAAGCGCTCGCGCAGCACCTGCCAAATGTGTAA
- the nadA gene encoding quinolinate synthase NadA, translated as MTLLTSDVRSAPSARRERPGNALGVRPSSRFPALPRPALEWTSEVQAATAHLYERVARVIPPVEWPFHAPYVKAINDLKHVRNATILAHNYMTPEIYHCVADHIGDSLQLAKLAAKSDADIIVQGGVHFMAETSKLLNPNKVVLTPDMKAGCSLAESITGADVRALRKQYPGVPIVAYVNTSADVKAEVDICCTSSNAVKVVESLGADRVIMVPDRYLAQNVAAQTKVEIIAWSGACEVHERFTAEEIENYRADHPGVQVLAHPECPREVIEVSDFAGSTAAMIDFVRSRKPARVLLVTECSMADNVAAETPDVEFVRPCNFCPHMKRITLPKILDSLLYVREEVTVDPAVAERARRSVQRMIDLG; from the coding sequence ATGACACTCCTGACCAGCGACGTCCGAAGCGCGCCGAGCGCAAGGCGCGAGCGTCCCGGAAACGCCCTTGGCGTCCGCCCCTCGAGCCGCTTTCCGGCCCTGCCCCGCCCTGCTCTGGAATGGACGTCGGAGGTCCAGGCCGCGACCGCGCATCTTTACGAACGCGTGGCGAGAGTCATTCCGCCCGTCGAGTGGCCGTTCCACGCCCCTTACGTGAAGGCGATCAACGATCTCAAACATGTGCGCAACGCCACCATCCTCGCGCATAACTACATGACGCCGGAGATCTACCATTGCGTCGCCGATCACATCGGCGACAGCCTGCAGCTGGCCAAGCTTGCCGCGAAATCCGACGCCGACATCATCGTTCAGGGCGGCGTGCATTTCATGGCCGAAACGTCGAAGCTGCTCAATCCGAACAAAGTCGTGCTCACTCCGGACATGAAGGCGGGCTGCTCGCTTGCCGAGTCGATTACCGGCGCCGACGTGCGGGCCCTCCGCAAGCAATATCCTGGCGTTCCCATCGTCGCCTATGTGAACACCTCAGCCGACGTGAAGGCCGAGGTCGACATCTGCTGCACGTCGTCGAACGCGGTAAAGGTCGTCGAGAGCCTCGGCGCCGATCGCGTGATCATGGTCCCCGACCGCTATTTGGCGCAGAACGTCGCCGCGCAGACGAAGGTGGAAATCATCGCCTGGAGCGGCGCTTGCGAGGTGCATGAGCGCTTCACCGCCGAAGAGATCGAGAACTATCGCGCCGATCATCCCGGCGTGCAGGTGCTTGCGCATCCGGAATGTCCGCGCGAGGTGATCGAGGTCTCGGATTTCGCCGGCTCGACGGCGGCGATGATCGATTTTGTGCGCAGCAGGAAGCCGGCCCGCGTGCTGCTCGTCACCGAATGCTCGATGGCCGACAATGTCGCCGCCGAAACGCCGGACGTCGAATTCGTGCGGCCGTGCAACTTCTGCCCGCATATGAAGCGCATCACGCTGCCGAAAATCCTCGACAGCCTGCTTTACGTCCGCGAAGAAGTGACCGTTGACCCCGCAGTGGCCGAGCGCGCGCGCCGCAGCGTGCAACGCATGATCGATCTAGGCTAG
- a CDS encoding DUF4202 domain-containing protein: MLALDATIAAIDAANADDPRRVEGRAFELVYAERMSARRAALYPDASDLLKIATRAQHLRRWEIARGNYEEGRRGYNDWRRACRIHHADLAADIMRAHGYDEAAVAHVGALIRKEQLKKDPESQALENIAAIVFLEHYFDEFLEKHRDYADDKLVDILGKTLCKMSPKGHAAALALPLPPRARSLVEAAIAREAAALARLAAVAVD, encoded by the coding sequence ATGCTGGCGCTCGATGCGACGATTGCGGCCATCGACGCCGCCAATGCCGACGATCCGCGCCGCGTCGAGGGCCGAGCCTTTGAGCTGGTCTACGCCGAGCGCATGAGCGCGCGGCGTGCCGCGCTCTATCCCGACGCCTCCGATCTGCTGAAGATTGCGACGCGCGCGCAACATCTGCGGCGCTGGGAGATCGCGCGCGGCAATTATGAGGAAGGCCGTCGCGGCTACAACGATTGGCGGCGCGCCTGCCGCATCCACCATGCCGATCTTGCTGCCGATATCATGCGGGCGCATGGCTACGACGAAGCGGCCGTCGCGCATGTCGGCGCGCTGATCCGTAAGGAACAGCTCAAGAAAGACCCGGAGTCGCAGGCGCTCGAAAACATCGCGGCGATCGTCTTTCTCGAGCATTACTTCGACGAATTTCTCGAAAAGCATCGGGATTACGCCGACGACAAGCTCGTCGACATTCTCGGCAAGACATTGTGCAAAATGTCGCCCAAGGGCCATGCGGCGGCTCTCGCCCTGCCCTTGCCGCCGCGCGCGCGCAGCCTGGTCGAAGCGGCGATCGCCCGTGAGGCCGCCGCGCTCGCGCGGCTCGCCGCGGTCGCGGTCGACTAG
- a CDS encoding L-aspartate oxidase, producing MRENLPPILIVGGGLAGVFCALKLAPTPVAIFAPTPVGYSGSSFWAQGGIAAAVEEGDTPESHADDTVAAGGGLVERDIALGMAQEARARVEDLAAMGTPFDRSALGGFLPSQEAAHSRRRIVRVQGDVAGRAIMDILAKEVARTPSIHIVEGYSAQEIMVRGGRAVGVRARDDAGMIHETPCAALILATGGVGHLYRVTTNPLEARGIGVAMAARAGARIADAEFVQFHPTAIDIDADPAPLATEALRGEGATIVDRDGRRFMLDVDPNGELAPRDIVARGVFASVKAGKGAFLDARSAIGAEFPTRFPTVYASCMSAGIDPSRELIPIAPAAHYHMGGVWTDDRGRTKLDGLWAVGEVASTGVHGANRLASNSLLEAIVFGARVAADVLATPLSPVEWRPKAERLEPAPRDKDFAVVEELRDLMSANVGVIRNGAGLAVAVRSIRRMISRTSDIEARNMLTTGLFIAAAALQRRESRGAHFRSDFPQPDPALARRSLTTLDAVLRIADEVES from the coding sequence ATGCGCGAGAATTTGCCTCCCATCCTCATCGTCGGCGGCGGCCTCGCAGGCGTGTTCTGCGCGCTGAAACTGGCGCCGACGCCCGTGGCGATCTTCGCGCCGACGCCCGTCGGATACAGCGGCTCGTCCTTTTGGGCGCAGGGCGGCATCGCCGCGGCCGTCGAAGAAGGCGATACGCCGGAAAGCCACGCCGACGACACGGTGGCGGCGGGCGGCGGCCTCGTCGAACGCGACATCGCGCTCGGCATGGCGCAAGAAGCGCGCGCGCGCGTCGAAGACCTCGCGGCGATGGGAACGCCCTTCGATCGGTCGGCCCTCGGCGGCTTTCTCCCATCACAGGAGGCGGCGCATTCGCGTCGGCGCATCGTGCGTGTCCAGGGCGATGTCGCCGGGCGGGCGATCATGGACATTCTGGCCAAGGAAGTCGCCAGAACCCCATCAATCCACATCGTCGAAGGCTATTCCGCGCAGGAGATCATGGTGCGCGGGGGGCGCGCGGTTGGCGTGCGCGCGCGCGACGACGCCGGGATGATCCACGAGACGCCCTGTGCGGCGCTCATTCTCGCGACGGGCGGAGTTGGCCATCTGTACCGGGTCACGACCAACCCGTTGGAGGCGCGCGGCATCGGCGTCGCCATGGCGGCGCGGGCGGGCGCGCGGATCGCTGACGCGGAGTTTGTTCAGTTTCACCCGACGGCGATCGACATTGACGCCGATCCGGCGCCGCTGGCGACCGAGGCTCTGCGCGGCGAGGGCGCGACGATCGTGGATCGGGATGGCCGACGCTTCATGCTCGACGTCGATCCCAATGGGGAGCTTGCGCCGCGCGACATCGTCGCCCGCGGCGTCTTCGCCAGCGTCAAGGCTGGAAAGGGCGCGTTTCTCGACGCCCGTTCGGCCATCGGCGCCGAATTCCCGACGCGCTTTCCGACCGTTTACGCAAGTTGCATGAGCGCCGGGATCGATCCTTCGCGCGAACTTATCCCGATCGCGCCCGCGGCGCATTACCATATGGGGGGCGTTTGGACCGACGACCGCGGGCGCACGAAGCTCGATGGCCTCTGGGCGGTCGGCGAAGTCGCTTCGACCGGCGTTCACGGCGCGAACCGGCTCGCGTCCAATTCTCTTCTCGAGGCGATCGTTTTCGGCGCCCGCGTCGCCGCGGACGTGCTCGCGACGCCGCTCTCGCCGGTCGAATGGCGCCCGAAGGCGGAGCGCCTCGAGCCGGCGCCGCGCGACAAGGATTTCGCGGTCGTCGAAGAACTGCGCGATCTGATGTCGGCGAATGTGGGCGTCATCCGCAACGGCGCCGGGCTCGCGGTCGCGGTACGGTCGATCCGGCGCATGATCTCGCGAACGAGCGATATTGAGGCGCGCAATATGTTGACGACGGGTCTGTTCATCGCGGCGGCCGCGCTCCAACGACGCGAGAGCCGCGGCGCGCATTTCCGCTCGGACTTTCCGCAGCCGGACCCGGCGCTCGCGCGCCGCTCGCTCACGACGCTCGACGCCGTCCTGCGCATCGCCGACGAGGTCGAGTCATGA
- the nadC gene encoding carboxylating nicotinate-nucleotide diphosphorylase — protein sequence MIPDLPPLLIEEAVRAALAEDLGRAGDVTTQATIPRGAQAQAGIVARDSGVVAGLQAARAAFALMDRQIIFEAQAADGARLEPGTLAAIISGPARPILSAERVALNFLGRLSGVATLTARYVSAVAGTSARICDTRKTTPLLRALEKYAVRCGGGVNHRFGLDDAVLIKDNHVAVAGGVIPALRAAKRNIGHLVKIEVEVDTLDQLREVLHEGADAVLLDNMTLDDLRSAVALVGGRMICEASGGVTLASVTEIAKTGVDFISVGALTHSAPVFDFGLDIEFV from the coding sequence ATGATCCCCGATTTGCCCCCGCTGCTGATCGAGGAGGCGGTTCGCGCCGCGCTCGCCGAAGATTTGGGCCGCGCCGGCGACGTCACGACGCAGGCGACCATCCCCCGGGGCGCGCAGGCCCAAGCGGGGATTGTCGCGCGCGATTCGGGCGTCGTCGCCGGACTTCAGGCGGCGCGCGCCGCCTTCGCGCTGATGGATCGTCAGATCATCTTCGAAGCCCAGGCGGCCGACGGCGCCCGCCTCGAGCCGGGAACGCTCGCAGCTATCATTTCCGGCCCGGCCCGGCCTATTCTTTCCGCCGAGCGGGTTGCGCTCAATTTTCTTGGCCGGCTGTCCGGCGTCGCCACGCTCACGGCGCGCTACGTCAGCGCCGTCGCCGGCACATCGGCGCGAATCTGCGACACGCGCAAAACCACGCCCTTATTGCGCGCCTTGGAGAAATACGCCGTGCGATGCGGCGGCGGCGTCAATCACCGCTTCGGCCTCGACGACGCCGTGCTCATCAAGGATAACCACGTCGCCGTCGCTGGCGGCGTCATCCCGGCGCTCAGAGCCGCCAAGCGGAATATTGGCCATCTCGTCAAAATCGAGGTCGAAGTCGATACGCTCGACCAGCTGCGCGAGGTCCTCCACGAGGGGGCGGACGCCGTGCTGCTCGACAATATGACGCTCGACGATCTGCGCAGCGCCGTGGCGCTCGTCGGCGGCCGGATGATCTGTGAAGCCTCGGGCGGCGTCACGCTCGCCAGCGTGACGGAAATAGCGAAAACCGGCGTCGACTTTATTTCAGTTGGCGCGCTGACGCACTCCGCGCCGGTCTTCGATTTCGGTTTAGATATTGAATTCGTTTGA
- a CDS encoding class I SAM-dependent methyltransferase produces the protein MPSPLRAQATRDKNIAAEIGDYERASGFAHSAGSMPLRTLLRIERLLTGTEIFSAETGCGKSTIFLSRIAERHKVFCFDDRGQKASSVDYFMNCPATRPDRLDLVFGPTQLTLPRHEDHCRYDLVLIDGPHGFPFPELEYYYFYPHLKTDGLLVIDDIHIPTISRLADFLSEDHMFEKLEFIGSTAIFRRTDAPVFDPLGDGWWLQAFNRRRASFLKDIYLEDGKKRAPISFEGIY, from the coding sequence ATGCCGTCGCCCCTGCGCGCCCAGGCGACGCGCGACAAAAATATTGCCGCCGAGATCGGCGACTATGAGCGCGCCTCCGGCTTCGCCCATAGCGCGGGCTCGATGCCCCTGCGCACCTTGCTGCGCATCGAGCGGCTGCTGACCGGAACCGAGATCTTCTCGGCCGAAACGGGCTGCGGAAAATCCACGATCTTTCTTTCGCGGATCGCCGAACGCCACAAGGTTTTCTGCTTTGACGATCGCGGACAGAAAGCGTCAAGCGTCGACTATTTCATGAACTGTCCCGCGACGCGTCCGGACCGCCTCGACCTTGTCTTTGGGCCAACTCAGCTCACGCTGCCGCGACACGAAGACCATTGTCGCTACGACCTTGTCCTGATCGACGGTCCGCACGGCTTTCCGTTCCCCGAGCTCGAATATTATTACTTCTATCCGCACCTGAAGACGGACGGGCTGCTCGTCATCGACGACATTCATATTCCAACCATCAGCCGGCTCGCGGACTTCCTGAGCGAAGATCACATGTTCGAAAAGCTGGAGTTTATCGGCTCGACCGCGATCTTCCGCCGAACCGACGCGCCGGTCTTCGATCCGCTGGGCGACGGCTGGTGGCTGCAGGCCTTCAACCGCCGACGCGCGTCGTTTTTGAAGGACATCTATTTGGAGGACGGCAAGAAACGGGCGCCGATCTCCTTCGAAGGGATCTACTGA
- a CDS encoding ChbG/HpnK family deacetylase yields MVENQIVAVCADDYSLSYGVSAGILEALDAGRLTAVSALVNGPRWPAMGLELSRRSRNADVGLHFNLTLGRPLTSMPKFAPNGEFPPLAKVVQMAFARRLPMDEIRAEIDRQFDRFEAVMDRPPDHVDGHQHIHVLPGIRTALLDAMEARKLGGRAWVRDAGDGLHRILARFANARKALSVLSLASGFRREARRRGFSVNDGFAGFSDFHPSFDYARIFQSYLRAPGRRHLIMCHPGHMDEDLCKLDPVTITREQELAFLLSARLPEMLEKRGLRLGRLSQADRNLSAEQAAPQ; encoded by the coding sequence ATGGTTGAAAACCAGATTGTTGCGGTATGCGCGGACGATTACAGCCTGTCTTATGGGGTTAGCGCCGGCATTTTGGAAGCGCTCGACGCGGGGAGGCTCACTGCGGTTTCGGCTTTGGTGAATGGTCCCCGCTGGCCCGCCATGGGGCTGGAGCTGTCTCGCCGCAGTCGAAACGCGGACGTCGGCCTGCATTTCAATCTCACCCTGGGGCGGCCTCTCACGTCGATGCCGAAGTTCGCGCCGAATGGAGAGTTTCCCCCGCTCGCCAAAGTTGTTCAGATGGCTTTCGCCCGGCGTTTGCCAATGGACGAGATCCGCGCTGAGATCGACCGGCAGTTCGACCGGTTCGAAGCGGTGATGGACCGTCCGCCGGACCATGTCGACGGCCACCAGCATATTCACGTCCTTCCTGGGATCAGGACGGCGCTGCTCGACGCGATGGAGGCGCGAAAGCTCGGCGGCCGGGCCTGGGTTCGCGACGCCGGGGATGGCTTACATCGCATTCTCGCGCGCTTCGCCAACGCGCGCAAAGCGCTCTCCGTTCTATCGCTGGCCAGCGGCTTTCGCCGGGAAGCGCGCAGGCGCGGCTTCAGCGTCAACGACGGCTTCGCGGGATTCTCGGATTTTCACCCGAGTTTTGACTATGCGAGAATCTTTCAAAGCTATCTTCGAGCGCCTGGCCGCAGACATCTCATCATGTGCCATCCAGGCCATATGGACGAAGACCTGTGCAAGCTCGATCCGGTGACGATCACGCGTGAGCAGGAGCTTGCTTTCCTGCTGTCGGCGCGACTGCCGGAGATGCTGGAGAAGCGCGGCCTGCGTCTGGGTCGTCTGTCGCAGGCGGACCGGAACCTAAGCGCCGAGCAAGCGGCGCCTCAGTAG
- a CDS encoding glycosyltransferase family 2 protein, with protein MNRPDISLVIPVFNEAQNLRSLAARLASAVDACDVSYEAIFVDDGSSDDSLEILRDLCAEEPRFRALSLSRNFGKEVAIIAGLDATLGRAVVIMDADLQHPPEVIPHFIEKWREGYKNVYGQRIDRATDPKLRIAFTHVFYRLLENFGDVRLPPGAGDFRLLDRQAVDALLTMRERARFNKGLFAWIGFKSIGVPFDVEDRAGGTSKFNFVRLARFALDGLMSFSSIPLKVWTYVGLAISAFAIAMAGYYWARTMVFGVDTPGFPTLVVSIAFFSGVQLISLGVLGEYVARIFNEVKGRPLYLVAERLGENEATNGKAGD; from the coding sequence ATGAACAGGCCCGATATATCGCTCGTGATCCCCGTCTTCAACGAAGCGCAAAATCTTCGCTCGCTGGCGGCCAGGCTCGCCTCGGCGGTTGACGCATGCGACGTCTCCTATGAAGCGATCTTCGTCGACGACGGCTCCAGTGACGACAGTCTGGAGATATTACGCGACCTCTGCGCCGAAGAACCGCGCTTTCGCGCCCTGTCGCTTTCGCGCAACTTCGGCAAGGAGGTGGCGATCATCGCCGGGCTCGACGCCACGCTGGGACGCGCGGTCGTCATCATGGACGCCGACCTGCAGCACCCGCCGGAAGTCATCCCGCACTTCATCGAGAAGTGGCGGGAAGGCTACAAGAACGTTTACGGCCAGCGCATCGACCGAGCGACCGATCCCAAGCTGCGCATAGCGTTCACGCATGTTTTTTACCGTTTGCTGGAGAACTTTGGCGACGTGCGCCTGCCGCCGGGCGCCGGCGACTTCCGCCTTCTCGACCGGCAGGCGGTCGACGCGCTGCTCACGATGCGCGAGCGGGCGCGCTTCAATAAGGGCCTCTTCGCCTGGATCGGCTTCAAATCGATCGGCGTGCCTTTCGACGTCGAAGACCGCGCCGGCGGAACGTCAAAATTCAATTTTGTTCGTCTTGCGCGATTTGCGCTCGACGGGCTGATGTCCTTTTCGTCGATTCCGCTCAAGGTGTGGACCTATGTAGGTCTGGCGATCTCCGCCTTCGCGATCGCCATGGCCGGCTACTATTGGGCCCGCACGATGGTTTTTGGCGTGGATACGCCCGGCTTTCCCACTCTGGTGGTCTCGATCGCCTTCTTCTCCGGCGTTCAGCTGATTTCGCTCGGCGTGCTCGGCGAGTATGTCGCCCGCATCTTCAATGAGGTAAAGGGAAGGCCGCTCTATCTCGTCGCCGAGAGGCTGGGCGAGAACGAAGCAACCAACGGCAAAGCGGGCGACTAG